One Miscanthus floridulus cultivar M001 chromosome 11, ASM1932011v1, whole genome shotgun sequence DNA window includes the following coding sequences:
- the LOC136493579 gene encoding myb-related protein Zm1-like: protein MGKGRAPCCAKVGLNKGSWTPEEDMRLIAYIQKYGHANWRALPKQAGLLRCGKSCRLRWINYLRPDLKRGNFTAEEEETIIKLHAMLGNKWSKIASCLPGRTDNEIKNVWNTHLKKRVSPAGGEERGADGSKKKKKKAAAGGGAEEPLPSPSQSSSTTTTTNCSSGDDSGEQQSNTSKEEPDDDELDLENLDMMPMLDDPAFGFDMLVDPVPPAPYGPAVSVSVSAPTSPCASSTSPPPAPACAPPGVDDHLLVLTEIDIDHELWSIIDGDGGASACTVAAAEAPASCCQLSNASEPPSGGANTTSHRAEEGKEWWLEDLERELGLWGPVEDYEYPTGPHGLVADHPDPLPAMVDDPVSCYFQAGPASAMLQEPGYSAAAVTSSNQMGL, encoded by the exons ATGGGGAAGGGCCGGGCACCGTGCTGCGCCAAGGTGGGGCTCAACAAGGGCTCCTGGACGCCGGAGGAGGACATGCGCCTCATCGCCTACATTCAGAAGTATGGCCACGCCAACTGGCGCGCCCTGCCCAAGCAAGCAG GTTTGCTGCGGTGCGGGAAGAGCTGCCGGCTGCGGTGGATCAACTACCTCCGCCCGGACCTCAAGCGCGGCAACTTCaccgccgaggaggaggagaccatCATCAAGCTCCACGCCATGCTCGGCAACAA GTGGTCCAAGATCGCGTCATGCCTGCCGGGCCGGACGGACAACGAGATCAAGAACGTCTGGAACACGCACTTGAAGAAGCGGGTGTCGCCGGCCGGCGGGGAGGAGCGCGGCGCCGACgggtccaagaagaagaagaagaaagcagcCGCTGGCGGTGGCGCCGAGGAGCCGCTCCCGTCGCCGTCGCAGTCCTCGTCTACCACTACGACGACCAACTGCTCCAGCGGCGACGACTCCGGCGAGCAGCAGAGCAACACGAGCAAGGAGGAGCCGGACGACGACGAGCTGGACCTGGAGAACCTCGATATGATGCCCATGCTCGACGACCCAGCCTTCGGCTTCGACATGCTGGTGGACCCCGTGCCTCCGGCACCGTACGGCCCGGCCGTGTCCGTGTCCGTGTCCGCGCCCACGTCGCCCTGCGCCTCGTCCACgtccccgccgccggcgccggcgtgcGCCCCGCCCGGCGTGGACGACCACCTGCTCGTGCTGACGGAGATCGACATCGACCATGAGCTGTGGAGCATCATCGACGGCGACGGCGGGGCCTCCGCTTGCACCGTAGCCGCCGCCGAGGCACCGGCGTCGTGCTGCCAGCTGAGCAATGCGTCAGAGCCGCCGAGCGGCGGCGCCAACACGACCAGCCACAGAGCGGAGGAGGGAAAGGAGTGGTGGTTGGAGGACCTGGAGAGGGAGTTGGGCCTGTGGGGCCCCGTGGAGGACTACGAGTACCCAACGGGCCCACATGGTCTGGTCGCTGACCACCCGGACCCGCTTCCTGCCATGGTGGACGACCCAGTGTCCTGCTACTTCCAAGCGGGCCCCGCCTCCGCCATGCTCCAGGAACCCGGATACTCTGCTGCTGCAGTCACAAGCAGTAACCAGATGGGGTTGTGA